A single window of Coturnix japonica isolate 7356 chromosome 17, Coturnix japonica 2.1, whole genome shotgun sequence DNA harbors:
- the FKBP15 gene encoding FK506-binding protein 15 isoform X6: MFGAAEEDDADFLAPATGARLASLFGLDQTVSSQGNEFFQYTAPKQPKKGQAAAAGQAAQKAPAAPAPSGTPSVFVATAVHAYRYTNGQYLKQGKYGAAVVGSHATKEYRILLYISQQQQITSARIHPGFVLTVQSNNYSTFYDDQRQNWSIMFESEKAAMDFSKQVCIAKYNSSPVLDSVLYQDLFLGEGQGVEGGDSLEVAYTGWLFQNNGLGQVFDSNINKDKLLRLKLGSGKVIKGWEEGMMGMKKGGRRYLIIPPALAYGTQGVAGRVPPDSTLVFEVEVRRVKLVKEGSGSDGQSVSSRDSLAPSPIPNSDGFSADPVLLPPSTIPPKPGEPAVRAKSNSISEQLANPDVAKAKLISRMAKMGQPMLPFLAGTAGSQLDSSDSEIEDPNSLRGAAQPVVSSSMRSSQPAHAVLPTVAPQVAQASGSAPPVSSAALIPATIQPHSVLPGGAQGFQPYPGMPFAYPQTATSASQLQPVGQMYPAPYQAPGDVTSFLMTEVRQNNTEIRLAVSKVVDKMDHLAAKVEELKKQNAGNSSLLPGISSVTMEASMIMSNIQRIIQENERLKQEVFEKSSRIEEQNEKISELIERNQRYVEQSNLLMEQRNHSLQATNENTQARVLHAEQEKHKLPVDRGWDQAKVAEELASATAQVSQLQLELTAHQKKEMDLRKQLSAALQEAERHETQLNKMQAQLAELQEASEDTQTRFKAEKQSRKHLDMKISALEEELTDLRVEKETLEKNLAERKKKSLAERAQAEEEMEEIRRSYQQELDKLRQLLKKARTSTDQAAAEQLSLIQAELESQWEAKCERTLASAKEQHVRQYQEVCEQRDSLQQQVLQLEEKLVALKQLKKAEEQKLSELQQHLEQLEPIKEKYSALQSEIVILKARYEERIQKLEKSQDRSSPVNFTEEVKKIMNGVFQCLRGEFELEETYSGRMVLGVVMNTIKTVTLQLLSKQQERPEHDSEKEEEPGEGRPEGSPGAKTDQEELAQHSPARGAVCSVDPSEVSTGSTSSGHKGESAPPAAESRMPEEEQAPQSGGVLEEEEVQQESLSSGTERCLNADKGPELAEQAAPKTEVADPSILKTKPEEVDVAVLADKPAAEQEAEELVGGLEPPPLNSEGENCTDPSDGAGSDQEPASESKTEEKSSPTIREVPQQQELGSSPSQKDSSLFEDDDFFKTASLKSPKPRVPSEEEDEEEVSMKGRPPPAPLFGDDEDDDLDWLG, encoded by the exons ATGTTCGGAGCGGCGGAGGAGGATGACGCCGATTTTCTGGCCCCCGCCACCGG tgccAGGTTGGCGTCTCTCTTTGGATTGGATCAGACAGTCTCAAGCCAGGGAAATGAATTCTTTCAATACACTGCCCCAAAGCAGCCCAAGAAGGGTCAGGCAGCAGCTG CAGGTCAGGCAGCCCAGAAGGCACCCGCAGCCCCAGCACCTTCAGGAACACCATCAGTCTTCGTGGCCACTGCAGTTCATGCTTATCGATA TACAAATGGGCAGTATTTGAAGCAAGGCAAGTATGGAGCAGCTGTAGTGGGGAGCCATGCTACTAAAGAG TACAGGATTCTCCTTTACATCAGTCAACAGCAACAGATCACATCTGCAAGGATCCACCCAGGCTTTGTACTCACG GTTCAGTCCAACAATTACAGCACGTTCTATGATGATCAAAGACAAAACTGGTCAATCATGTTTGAATCAGAAAAGGCAGCGATGGATTTCAGTAAGCAG GTGTGTATCGCCAAATACAACAGCTCCCCAGTGCTTGATTCAGTCCTCTACCAGGATCTCTTTCTTGGAGAAGGGCAGGGAGTTGAAGGAGGGGACTCTCTGGAGGTTGCCTACACAGGCTGGCTGTTCCAGAACAATGGGCTTGGGCAG GTGTTTGACTCGAACATCAACAAGGACAAGTTGTTGCGCCTAAAGCTGGGGTCTGGAAAGGTCATCAAG GGCTGGGAAGAAGGAATGATGGGGATGAAGAAAGGAGGACGACGCTATCTCATTATTCCTCCAGCCTTGGCCTATGGGACTCAGGGAGTGGCTGGCCGTGTCCCTCCAGACTCTACTTTAGTTTTTGAGGTGGAGGTTAGGCGG GTGAAGCTAGTGAAGGAAGGCTCTGGCTCAGATGGACAGAGTGTTAGTTCAAGGGATTCTCTTGCACCTTCACCAATACCTAATTCAGATGGCTTCTCTGCAGACCCTGTTTTATTGCCTCCATCCACAATACCTCCAAAGCCCGG GGAGCCAGCTGTTCGGGCCAAGTCAAACTCGATCAGTGAACAGTTAGCG aatccAGACGTTGCAAAGGCAAAGCTAATTTCTCGAATGGCTAAAATGGGTCAACCCATGCTGCCTTTCCTTGCTGGGACAGCAGGTAGTCAGCTTGACTCCAGTGACTCAGAAATAGAG GATCCAAATTCACTGAGAGGGGCAGCACAACCAGTGGTTTCATCTTCCATGAGATCATCACAGCCAGCTCATGCAGTACTGCCTACAGTGGCACCACAAG TAGCTCAGGCGTCTGGTTCTGCACCCCCAGTATCTTCTGCTGCTTTAATACCTGCGACGATCCAGCCCCATTCAGTTCTGCCTGGAGGAGCACAGGGCTTTCAG CCATATCCAGGCATGCCATTTGCTTATCCCCAAACTGCTACATCTGCTTCTCAGCTCCAGCCTGTAGGACAGATGTATCCTGCACCTTACCAAG CACCTGGGGACGTTACTTCCTTTTTGATGACAGAAGTTCGgcaaaataacactgaaatccGACTGGCTGTTAGCAAAGTAGTAGATAAAATGGATCATCTTGCTGCCAAG GTGGAGgagctgaagaaacaaaatgctggGAACAGCTCACTACTGCCTGGTATCTCGTCTGTTACTATGGAAGCCTCTATGATCATGAGCAACATCCAGCGCATAATCCAG GAGAATGAGAGGCTGAAACAAGAGGTATTTGAGAAGAGCAGTCGAATTGaagagcagaatgaaaagatCAGTGAGCTGATAGAGCGGAATCAGAG ATACGTTGAACAAAGTAACCTGTTAATGGAGCAGAGGAACCACTCACTGCaagcaacaaatgaaaacacacaggcAAGAGTGTTGCATGCAGAACAGGAGAAG cACAAGCTGCCAGTGGATCGGGGCTGGGACCAG GCCAAAGTTGCAGAGGAGTTGGCATCTGCCACAGCACAGgtttcccagctgcagctggagctgactGCACAccagaagaaggaaatggatCTGCGgaaacagctctctgctgccctgcaggaggcagagcGACATGAGACACAGCTCAACAAAATGCAAGCACAGTTAGCAG agctccaggaAGCCTCTGAGGACACCCAAACTAGATTCaaagctgagaagcagagcCGTAAACACTTGGACATGAAGATTTCAGCACTGGAAGAAGAACTAACAGACCTAAGGGTAGAGAAGGAGACTCTTGAAAAG AATCTTGCTGAGCGGAAGAAGAAATCCCTCGCAGAGAGAGCTCAAGcagaggaagagatggaagaaataCGCAGATCATATCAGCAGGAATTGGACAAACTTCGGCAGTTGCTGAAAAAGGCAAGGACTTCAACTgaccaggcagcagcagagcag CTATCACTCatccaggcagagctggaatcCCAGTGGGAAGCCAAATGTGAACGGACGCTGGCCTCTGCCAAGGAGCAGCATGTTAGGCAGTACCAGGAGGTGTGTGAGCAGAGAGactccctgcagcagcaggtgttgcagctggaagagaag CTTGTAGCTCTGAAACAATTgaaaaaagcagaggaacaaaAATTGTCCGAGCTTCAGCAACATTTGGAACAACTGGAGCCTATCAAAGAGAAG TATTCAGCTTTGCAGTCTGAAATAGTGATACTGAAGGCTCGCTATGAAGAACGTATCCAAAAGCTGGAGAAGAGTCAGGACAGATCTTCACCTGTGAACTTCACAGAAGAA GTAAAGAAGATAATGAATGGGGTATTTCAGTGTCTTCGGGGTGAatttgagctggaagagacaTACAGTGGCAGGATGGTTCTAGGTGTTGTCATGAACACTATCAAG ACTGTAACattgcagctgctcagcaagcagcaggagaGACCAGAGCATGACAGTGAAAAGGAGGAGGAACCCGGAGAGGGGAGGCCAGAGGGATCGCCTGGAGCAAAGACAGACCAGGAAGAGCTCgcgcagcacagccctgcccggggtgctgtgtgctctgttgATCCCAGTGAAGTGAGCACAGGCTCCACATCGTCTGGCCACAAAGGTGAAtctgcacctcctgctgctgagagcagaatGCCTGAGGAGGAGCAGGCACCACAGAGCGGTGGAGTactggaagaggaggaggtCCAACAGGAATCTCTCTCTTCTGGAACTGAGCGCTGCTTGAATGCTGATAAGGGGCCTGAGCTTGCAGAACAGGCCGCTCCCAAG ACAGAAGTTGCAGATCCTTCAATTCTAAAAACGAAGCCAGAAGAAGTGGATGTGGCTGTGCTTGCAGACAAACCAGcggcagagcaggaggcagaggagctTGTGGGAGGCTTAGAGCCCCCTCCCTTAAATAGTGAGGGGGAAAACTGCACAGACCCATCAGATGGAGCTGGTTCTGACCAGGAGCCTGCTTCAGAatccaaaacagaagagaagagcTCACCTACCATCAGAGaagtcccacagcagcaggaactgGGCTCCAGCCCTAGCCAAAAGGATTCAAG CCTCTTTGAGGATGACGATTTCTTCAAAACAGCATCTCTTAAATCACCAAAGCCTCGAGTTCCCTCcgaagaggaggatgaggaggaagtG AGCATGAAGGGTCGCCCCCCTCCAGCTCCACTCTTCGGtgatgatgaggatgatgatCTGGACTGGCTGGGATGA
- the FKBP15 gene encoding FK506-binding protein 15 isoform X9 yields MLLKRILLYISQQQQITSARIHPGFVLTVQSNNYSTFYDDQRQNWSIMFESEKAAMDFSKQVCIAKYNSSPVLDSVLYQDLFLGEGQGVEGGDSLEVAYTGWLFQNNGLGQVFDSNINKDKLLRLKLGSGKVIKGWEEGMMGMKKGGRRYLIIPPALAYGTQGVAGRVPPDSTLVFEVEVRRVKLVKEGSGSDGQSVSSRDSLAPSPIPNSDGFSADPVLLPPSTIPPKPGEPAVRAKSNSISEQLANPDVAKAKLISRMAKMGQPMLPFLAGTAGSQLDSSDSEIEDPNSLRGAAQPVVSSSMRSSQPAHAVLPTVAPQVAQASGSAPPVSSAALIPATIQPHSVLPGGAQGFQPYPGMPFAYPQTATSASQLQPVGQMYPAPYQAPGDVTSFLMTEVRQNNTEIRLAVSKVVDKMDHLAAKVEELKKQNAGNSSLLPGISSVTMEASMIMSNIQRIIQENERLKQEVFEKSSRIEEQNEKISELIERNQRYVEQSNLLMEQRNHSLQATNENTQARVLHAEQEKHKLPVDRGWDQAKVAEELASATAQVSQLQLELTAHQKKEMDLRKQLSAALQEAERHETQLNKMQAQLAELQEASEDTQTRFKAEKQSRKHLDMKISALEEELTDLRVEKETLEKNLAERKKKSLAERAQAEEEMEEIRRSYQQELDKLRQLLKKARTSTDQAAAEQLSLIQAELESQWEAKCERTLASAKEQHVRQYQEVCEQRDSLQQQVLQLEEKLVALKQLKKAEEQKLSELQQHLEQLEPIKEKYSALQSEIVILKARYEERIQKLEKSQDRSSPVNFTEEVKKIMNGVFQCLRGEFELEETYSGRMVLGVVMNTIKTVTLQLLSKQQERPEHDSEKEEEPGEGRPEGSPGAKTDQEELAQHSPARGAVCSVDPSEVSTGSTSSGHKGESAPPAAESRMPEEEQAPQSGGVLEEEEVQQESLSSGTERCLNADKGPELAEQAAPKVNEDFVLTEQQQESGPVREAETECSPFGVSLQTEVADPSILKTKPEEVDVAVLADKPAAEQEAEELVGGLEPPPLNSEGENCTDPSDGAGSDQEPASESKTEEKSSPTIREVPQQQELGSSPSQKDSSLFEDDDFFKTASLKSPKPRVPSEEEDEEEVSMKGRPPPAPLFGDDEDDDLDWLG; encoded by the exons ATGCTACTAAAGAG GATTCTCCTTTACATCAGTCAACAGCAACAGATCACATCTGCAAGGATCCACCCAGGCTTTGTACTCACG GTTCAGTCCAACAATTACAGCACGTTCTATGATGATCAAAGACAAAACTGGTCAATCATGTTTGAATCAGAAAAGGCAGCGATGGATTTCAGTAAGCAG GTGTGTATCGCCAAATACAACAGCTCCCCAGTGCTTGATTCAGTCCTCTACCAGGATCTCTTTCTTGGAGAAGGGCAGGGAGTTGAAGGAGGGGACTCTCTGGAGGTTGCCTACACAGGCTGGCTGTTCCAGAACAATGGGCTTGGGCAG GTGTTTGACTCGAACATCAACAAGGACAAGTTGTTGCGCCTAAAGCTGGGGTCTGGAAAGGTCATCAAG GGCTGGGAAGAAGGAATGATGGGGATGAAGAAAGGAGGACGACGCTATCTCATTATTCCTCCAGCCTTGGCCTATGGGACTCAGGGAGTGGCTGGCCGTGTCCCTCCAGACTCTACTTTAGTTTTTGAGGTGGAGGTTAGGCGG GTGAAGCTAGTGAAGGAAGGCTCTGGCTCAGATGGACAGAGTGTTAGTTCAAGGGATTCTCTTGCACCTTCACCAATACCTAATTCAGATGGCTTCTCTGCAGACCCTGTTTTATTGCCTCCATCCACAATACCTCCAAAGCCCGG GGAGCCAGCTGTTCGGGCCAAGTCAAACTCGATCAGTGAACAGTTAGCG aatccAGACGTTGCAAAGGCAAAGCTAATTTCTCGAATGGCTAAAATGGGTCAACCCATGCTGCCTTTCCTTGCTGGGACAGCAGGTAGTCAGCTTGACTCCAGTGACTCAGAAATAGAG GATCCAAATTCACTGAGAGGGGCAGCACAACCAGTGGTTTCATCTTCCATGAGATCATCACAGCCAGCTCATGCAGTACTGCCTACAGTGGCACCACAAG TAGCTCAGGCGTCTGGTTCTGCACCCCCAGTATCTTCTGCTGCTTTAATACCTGCGACGATCCAGCCCCATTCAGTTCTGCCTGGAGGAGCACAGGGCTTTCAG CCATATCCAGGCATGCCATTTGCTTATCCCCAAACTGCTACATCTGCTTCTCAGCTCCAGCCTGTAGGACAGATGTATCCTGCACCTTACCAAG CACCTGGGGACGTTACTTCCTTTTTGATGACAGAAGTTCGgcaaaataacactgaaatccGACTGGCTGTTAGCAAAGTAGTAGATAAAATGGATCATCTTGCTGCCAAG GTGGAGgagctgaagaaacaaaatgctggGAACAGCTCACTACTGCCTGGTATCTCGTCTGTTACTATGGAAGCCTCTATGATCATGAGCAACATCCAGCGCATAATCCAG GAGAATGAGAGGCTGAAACAAGAGGTATTTGAGAAGAGCAGTCGAATTGaagagcagaatgaaaagatCAGTGAGCTGATAGAGCGGAATCAGAG ATACGTTGAACAAAGTAACCTGTTAATGGAGCAGAGGAACCACTCACTGCaagcaacaaatgaaaacacacaggcAAGAGTGTTGCATGCAGAACAGGAGAAG cACAAGCTGCCAGTGGATCGGGGCTGGGACCAG GCCAAAGTTGCAGAGGAGTTGGCATCTGCCACAGCACAGgtttcccagctgcagctggagctgactGCACAccagaagaaggaaatggatCTGCGgaaacagctctctgctgccctgcaggaggcagagcGACATGAGACACAGCTCAACAAAATGCAAGCACAGTTAGCAG agctccaggaAGCCTCTGAGGACACCCAAACTAGATTCaaagctgagaagcagagcCGTAAACACTTGGACATGAAGATTTCAGCACTGGAAGAAGAACTAACAGACCTAAGGGTAGAGAAGGAGACTCTTGAAAAG AATCTTGCTGAGCGGAAGAAGAAATCCCTCGCAGAGAGAGCTCAAGcagaggaagagatggaagaaataCGCAGATCATATCAGCAGGAATTGGACAAACTTCGGCAGTTGCTGAAAAAGGCAAGGACTTCAACTgaccaggcagcagcagagcag CTATCACTCatccaggcagagctggaatcCCAGTGGGAAGCCAAATGTGAACGGACGCTGGCCTCTGCCAAGGAGCAGCATGTTAGGCAGTACCAGGAGGTGTGTGAGCAGAGAGactccctgcagcagcaggtgttgcagctggaagagaag CTTGTAGCTCTGAAACAATTgaaaaaagcagaggaacaaaAATTGTCCGAGCTTCAGCAACATTTGGAACAACTGGAGCCTATCAAAGAGAAG TATTCAGCTTTGCAGTCTGAAATAGTGATACTGAAGGCTCGCTATGAAGAACGTATCCAAAAGCTGGAGAAGAGTCAGGACAGATCTTCACCTGTGAACTTCACAGAAGAA GTAAAGAAGATAATGAATGGGGTATTTCAGTGTCTTCGGGGTGAatttgagctggaagagacaTACAGTGGCAGGATGGTTCTAGGTGTTGTCATGAACACTATCAAG ACTGTAACattgcagctgctcagcaagcagcaggagaGACCAGAGCATGACAGTGAAAAGGAGGAGGAACCCGGAGAGGGGAGGCCAGAGGGATCGCCTGGAGCAAAGACAGACCAGGAAGAGCTCgcgcagcacagccctgcccggggtgctgtgtgctctgttgATCCCAGTGAAGTGAGCACAGGCTCCACATCGTCTGGCCACAAAGGTGAAtctgcacctcctgctgctgagagcagaatGCCTGAGGAGGAGCAGGCACCACAGAGCGGTGGAGTactggaagaggaggaggtCCAACAGGAATCTCTCTCTTCTGGAACTGAGCGCTGCTTGAATGCTGATAAGGGGCCTGAGCTTGCAGAACAGGCCGCTCCCAAGGTAAATGAGGATTTTGTTCtgactgagcagcagcaggagagtgGCCCTGTTAGGGAAGCAGAGACTGAATGCAGTCCCTTTGGAGTGTCTTTGCAGACAGAAGTTGCAGATCCTTCAATTCTAAAAACGAAGCCAGAAGAAGTGGATGTGGCTGTGCTTGCAGACAAACCAGcggcagagcaggaggcagaggagctTGTGGGAGGCTTAGAGCCCCCTCCCTTAAATAGTGAGGGGGAAAACTGCACAGACCCATCAGATGGAGCTGGTTCTGACCAGGAGCCTGCTTCAGAatccaaaacagaagagaagagcTCACCTACCATCAGAGaagtcccacagcagcaggaactgGGCTCCAGCCCTAGCCAAAAGGATTCAAG CCTCTTTGAGGATGACGATTTCTTCAAAACAGCATCTCTTAAATCACCAAAGCCTCGAGTTCCCTCcgaagaggaggatgaggaggaagtG AGCATGAAGGGTCGCCCCCCTCCAGCTCCACTCTTCGGtgatgatgaggatgatgatCTGGACTGGCTGGGATGA